A segment of the Aureliella helgolandensis genome:
TGTTGAGAACAGGCAGGGATTAGCAAGCGCGCGAGTATGGCACCGGTTTCCTGTCCGCTGAGCCGCACGATTGCACGGCGGGCCGGGGCAATCGCACTACTGACCGCCACGATCGTGCGCTGTAAGTCAAGTTTCATGCGTGCCGTCCATTGCGAATCAGCCTAGCGGCTTTGCACCGGCGGGGAGCTGTTGCCACTTGAGCTGCCGCTACCCGAGCCGCCACTACCTGAGCCGTTGTAGGATCCAGAGCCACCCGAGGAGGAGCCTGGCGGGCCATTGCGGCCTGGTGGGCCTGCCGGTGCAAAGGCTTGAGCCATCGCTGTTAGCTGCTCAACGGCAGCATCGAATTCTGCCTGAGTCTCGGCGTGAGCGAGAGCACCCGTCACGGCAATGGCACCCGTCAGGCCGATCTTGAAGGGAGCTAGCTGGGATGCGTCGGCGTTCGCTAGCCACTCCTGGGCGGCATCGAGCTGTTGGCGCGCTTCGTTCATCTCCTTGGGGTAGATCCAGAGGTTGCCTACCTTTTGCATCCTTTTCTTTTGGGGAGGAACGCCTGGAACGGTGACCTCGATTTCCGCGGAGTCGGCAGACTGACTGAGAATTTTGAACTCAGCCGCTAGCAGGGTTTGGGGGGCTGGAGCTTGTGGAGGAAGCATGGGCTGAATGGTCTCGTAAAGGGCCATACCATGCGGGACGGTTGCGGCGATGAAGTCGGCCAGCCAGGTTGGGAAGTTTCCCTTCTGGAAATTAGCGGCCTGCCACAGCGATTCCTTCGTAAACGAACCGCTGAATCCAGCGAGTTGAGGCCAAATTTGTTTCGCGATGCTGGTCACTTGAGGCTGGCTGGCCAGGGCTGGATTTTTTAGGAGGAAGTCTCGTTTTTCTTGGATGATCGTATTCACGTTTCCCAGTAGAGTTCTCCATTGGGCAATGGTCCCCGAACCGAGGAGCTCGGCACCTTGGCTGGCCAGTGCCTCGATATCCCCCTGCATTTTTGGGGGAAGGCCGTGCCACCCCACCATCATGTTCCCCGCTTGCACCTCACGCTGCATGACCTCCAAATATCGCTCAAGGGACATGTCCTTGGTGAATGGGGATCGCAGAATTTCGGCTGCATCCAAGATGAGAGTGGGCTCGGCGGCCACCACCTCGCTTTTGACCTCTGCTTTGAGCAGCGGTTTGGAAAACGCTTCCGGCTTGTCCAATTTAATGGCTTGCAGATGACTCTCGAGGCTCAGTTGCGCATAGGGAACCTCGGCCTCTTGGCCATTGGCCTTCAGTCTCAGCACCACGCCCTTGTCGGTTCGCCGTACGAACTCGGCCTCGATCTCCTTACCCGCCACGCTGGTCCATTTCGTCGCTGAACCCGCCTCTTGGCTCGTAGCTGTGCCTGGGAGGGATACCATTCCGACAGCAATGACGACGAGCAACCACGCGCAAACGGTGGAGAGCCCAAGGCAGGGCAAAACTGGAATTCTCAATCGTAACAGCACAAATAGGTCTCCAAACAACTAAGCAATAACCGCATTATCTTCAAATTGAGACGGTCGCCACCCTCTGCGAAGTAAATTACTTCGTTCCAAGTGAAGATAACTGGAGCATAGCCCCAACGCAAATCAAATGCCTTGAAACCAGAAGCGTGTCTGCCACCTTTTGGGCAGAATTGCCCTGTCGCGGCAGTCGCTCCGGCCTTGCTCACGCGGCGGGGGCGATGTCAAAGAGGGGTTAAGGTAGGGGGGATTGGGGAGCGGCGGCGTTGGACTGGGCCTCGAGGGCGTACCAGGCTAGGAGGCATTCGAGAGCTTGCTGGCTGCGAGAGCGTCGCACGGCGATTCTCATGCCCGTGGTGGTGCAATTGATGACTTTGGCACGCATTTCCTCCTCCGCTTCGCATTCGAGCTCTATCGTGGGGGGGATTTCGAAGGCTGGGCAAAAACCGATGACGATCGTTTCGCTCTGCTGTTGAGGCTCCAATTGAATCAGGATTTCCCCGCTCATGTAGCGTTGTCCTTCGGCCGTCAGTTGGTCCGTGCACTTGCGGGTGAATTGCTCGGGCGGTGCGATCTCATCGCTCGATTCCGCTGCGAACGCGGGGGGAGGTCCCGAGGGCTCCGCTGTAGCAGGGCTACCCGCAGGCTCCTCGCTCAGGGACTCCTGGTTGGTCTGGCTGGTCTCGTTGCTCTGGAGAGGGGTGTCAGGTAGGGTGCGTTCCGCAGGGTCTTGGGCGAGCCAGCGGTAGAGGGATGCTCTTATTGCATGCAGGCTCGCGGTGATCCACGGTAGGCGGTTGCGGGGTAAGGCTTGGTAGAAAACTAGCTCGCTGCCCAGGGCTAGGCTGAGGAGCACAAGGGCGGATCCGGCGGATTCACAGCGCATCACCAGAGCACCCAGCCAATTGATCAGGCCCACGGTCGACATCCACCAGGCGGCGTGAAGGCTCGTTGGAGTCTCGGCATCACCGGCACTGGCTGGCGTTAGCAGCGGCCAGCGCAGGAGGGTTGTTAGGGCTAAGACCAGGATGGCTAGCAATGTTAGGGAGCTCGGGTTGGCTGGGGCTGCAACGGAGGTGATGGTCGAGCACCAAGCGAGGATGCCGGACAGGCACCAGAAAGCAAGAATAGCCAGCCAAGCAAAGTGGTCTTTGGGATGAGGCATGATCTTGGGTCCGGTGGATGTCAGGGGTGGGACAGCCATACCTGGCCATAGGTATGCCTGGCGGATTCTAGCAAGCTGCTGGCAGCGTGGCGGGCCGTGGTTCAAGCTGCATTTTCAGTCTCACCGCGATAGCGGCGCCTTGAAAAATCGCCCATGGCGGCAACCACCCTTTCTACCGCGCCGAGCTGCAATATATCGAGCTGCAATTTATCGAGCTGCAATTTATCGAGTTGCAATTTGCTGAGCGGCGATGTGGCCACAAAAAAACCTGCTCCAAAGCACGATGGCTCTGGGCAGGTGGTAGTTTAGCAGGAGTGCGGGCTTTGAGTGCTTTGGTTGGCCTAAGCGAGGGCCTTTTTCAGCTCAGCAGCTTTATCGGTATTTTCCCAGGTAAACTCAGGCTCTGAACGACCAAAGTGGCCGCCTGCGGAAGTTTGGCGGTAGATTGGGCGTCGCAATTGGAGGTAGTCGATGATTCCACCGGGAGTCAGTGGGAATAGTTTGACGACCGCATCGCAGATCTTGCTATCTTCCACTTTGCCCGAACCTTGGGTGTCGACGTAGACGCTGACCGGCTGGGTCACGCCAATTGCATAGGCAAGCTGCACTTCGCAGCGATCTGCTAGGCCGGCTGCCACGATGCACTTAGCAACGTGTCGAGCCATGTAGGCTGCACTGCGGTCAACCTTGGTGGGATCCTTGCCGCTGAAAGCTCCGCCGCCGTGGCGTCCCCAGCCACCGTAAGTGTCGACGATGATCTTCCGGCCTGTTAGACCGCAATCTCCGTGCGGGCCACCCACGACGAACTTGCCTGTTGGATTGATGTGGTATTTGATGTCGCCCTTCACCAATTCGGCGGGGAGGCAACCTTTGATCACGTTCTCAATGACGAATTTCTTAATCGTTTCTTGATCGACATCAGGGCCGTGTTGGGTGGAAACGACGATGGTATCGATTCGCACCGGTTTGTGCCCGTCATACTCGACGGTGACTTGGCTCTTGCTATCGGGCCGCAGCCAGTCGACTTCACCCGTCCGGCGAGCTTCCGTCAAGCGGTTGGTGATGCGATGGGCCAGCGCGATGGGCAGCGGCATGAGCTCGGGAGTGTCGTTGCAAGCGAATCCGAACATCAGCCCTTGGTCGCCAGCTCCAATCTCCTTGCCAGCAGTAGAGTCCTCGTTGACGCCTTGAGCGATGTCCGCACTCTGTTCGTCGAGGGCAACCATGACGTTGCAGGTGTCCGCGCACAGTCCCATCATGTCGTCGGTGTAGCCGACTTCGCGAATGACCTCACGGATGACCTTTGCGTAATTGACATTGGCGGATGTTGAAATCTCACCGGCAATCATCGCCAAACCGGTTGTAACCAGCGTTTCGCAAGCCACACGGCTATTTGGATCTTGTGCGAAAATCGCGTCCAGGACTCCGTCCGAAATACGGTCGGCCAGCTTATCTGGATGGCCCATGCTGACAGATTCACTGGTGAAGAGATGTTTACCCGATGCCACTAAAATGACCCTCCAAATGTGGGGTGCCTGGCCGGGGGGTTCGGTCTGAACGCTGACCCGGAAGACTTTGAACTGTTGTCGTAATCGATACGAAGCCGCACAGTATAGTTACCCTTGTCACAATTGGCACTACACCTACCCCGGGGATTCTCAATCGGAAATGCTTGCTAGAATTGCCTGCGGTCGGACCTGCAGAAGCCAGGGGGAGCCGTGTGCCCTGCCCTCCTCTGGGTTGGCGACACACCCAGCCGTTACCCATCCACTCCCTTAGAATTGAAAATCGATCGTGAAGAATAGCGGATCCAACGTAAAAACTGTCCTCCTTCTGCTGAGCCTCTGTCTAGTGTGGGGTGGCGTCGGGTGTACGGAGCCGAAAGCTCCAGCGGTGGCTCAGGTTTTTCAAGGTACGCATCCCATTCAGGTGACGGTTACGGTGGGGATGGTAGCCGATTTGGTGCGAGCCATTGGTGGAGACCATGTTCAGGTCCAGCAACTGATGGGCGCAACGGTTGATCCGCATTTGTACAAGCCGACACGGGATGACACGGCCGCGCTGTTGGGGGCTGATATCATTTTCTACAACGGCTTGATGTTGGAAGGGAAAATGGCGGAGACTCTCAAGAATTTTAGCCACCGGCGGCGCACGGTGCCGGTGGCCGAGGTGCTCGACCTTCATGAGGATGGCCAAGCGGCGGCCGAAGCGCATCCAGATCCGCACGTGTGGATGAATGTTGCCATGTGGAGTCAGGTGGCGCAGGGGATTGGCGATGAGCTAGCGAGGTTTGACCCTCAGCATCAAGCCGATTATCAAACTGCGTCTAAGAAGCTGCGCACGCAGTTGCAGGCCTTGCACCAATATGGGGTTGAGGCCATGCAGGGAGTGCCCGAGGGGCATCGCGTACTGGTTACTTCCCATGATGCATTCCGCTATTTTGGCGAAGCCTACGGGGTTGAAGTGCAAGCGGTGCAAGGGATTAGTACCGAGTCGGAGGCGGGATTGAGCCGCATAAACGAATTGGTGGATATGCTGGTCGCACGCAAGATTACATCGGTGTTTATCGAAAGTAGTGTGCCCAAGGAGAGTATCGAAGCCCTGCTGCGCGGGGCGGCTTCCAGGCAGCATCAGGTCGAGATCGCGGGTAGCCTGTACTCCGATGCCATGGGGCCAGAAGGGACGTATGAGGGGACGTACATCGGGATGATGGATCACAATTTGAGCACGATTGCACGGGCGCTGGGTAGTGCGCAAGTGCCTGACAATGGTTTCCAGGGGTATGCTGCCGATGTCGAATGAGGCCGCTGAGAGCAAGCCAAGTCCGTTGTCTGTACGTGATGTTACCGTGGCCTATCATCGTAAGCCGGTGCTATGGAACGTGACGCTCGACATTCCCAGTGGGAGTCTCGTCGGGTTGGTCGGTCCCAATGGTGCGGGCAAGAGCACTCTGCTCAAAACGATTGTAGATATGGTGCCACGCATCTCGGGTGAGGTCACCGTTTTAGGGCGGCCCTACCGTCGTGCTCGCCAGTCGGTTGCTTATGTGCCGCAGCGAGAGTCGGTGGATTGGGATTTTCCGGCAACCGCGTTAGACGTGGTGTTGATGGGGACCTACGGGCAACTCGGATGGTTTCGCCGCGTTGGCAAAACGCAGCGCGCTGCCGCCGCAGATGCGCTCCGAAAAATGGAGATTGAGCATTTAGCGGATCGCCAGATCAGTCAGCTCTCAGGCGGGCAGCAGCAGCGAACTTTTTTGGCCCGCGCGTTGGTGCAGGAGGCCGAGCTGTATTTGATGGATGAGCCCTTTGCAGCTGTCGACGCGGCCACAGAGCGCGCGATCGTGACGCTCATGCGGCAGTTGCAACAACAGGGAAAGACCATCGTCGTGGTGCATCATGATCTACACACGGTCCCCGAATATTTCGATCATATCGTGCTGCTCAATATGCGATTGGTGGCGTGCGGCCCCACGGCTGAAGTGTTCACCGAAGAGTTTTTGCAAAAGACCTACGGTGGCAAGCTAACGCTGTTGGAAGAGGTTGGCGAAGCGATGCGGTTGCGGGACGGGGGAAGCTAGATGCTCAGCAAACTCCTGGCTGACGTCAACGTGCCACTGGTATTGGCCGACCAAACGAATCGCATCCTGCGAATCATTCTGTTGCAAGATCTCAACACCCGAGTTGTTTTGCTAGGTACCTTCTTGCTGGGTATCGCAGCCGGAGTGCTGGGGGTATATCTGCTGCTCAGACGCAGGGTTTTGATTGGGGATGCGATCAGCCACTCCACGCTGCCTGGCGTTGCGCTGGCCTTCTTGTGGACAACCGGTGCCGACGGGAGTAAGTCGCTGCCCATCTTGTTGTTGGGAGCAGCCATCAGCGGTGCACTGGGAGGTGCGTCGGTATTGTTGCTCCGCAATCTAGCCAATATGCGTGAGGACGCTGCGCTGGGAATTGTGCTCAGCGTTTTCTTTGGGGCTGGGGTAGCACTCGTTTCGGTGGTTCAGCGGGTGGGAGGTAATGTCGCGGGATTGGAAGCCTTCATTTATGGCAAGGCTGCGTCGATGACTCCCGAGGATGTGTGGCTTAGTGGCGGGGCGGCTTTCATTGTTTTGTGCGTCGTGCTGCTGCTAGGCAAAGAGTTGAAGATCCTCTGTTTTGACGCTGAGTTCGCCCGCAGCCAGGGCTGGCCAGTACTGCTGCTAGATAGCCTGTTGATCGGCTTGGTCGTCGCGGTCACCATCGTCGGATTGCAAGCCGTGGGCTTGATCCTGATCATCGCGTTGTTGGTTATTCCGGCTGCCAGCGCTCGCTTCTGGACGCATGATCTCAAGCTGCTGCTATGGCTTGCGGGAAGCATGGGTGGAGTTAGTTGCGCGGCCGGCACGCTGGTGAGCGCCAGTTTTGATCGCATGCCCAGTGGCGCGAGTATCGTTTTGGCGGGTTGCAGTTTATTCCTACTCAGTTTTGTATTTGGGACGCAGCGCGGAGTGCTGTGGCGTGCGACGCGCATGATAGGGATGCGGCGTGAACAGAATTTTCAGCATTTCCTACGGGCCGCCTATGAAGAGCTGGAAACGCAGAATGCGATCCCGCTGGGGGCTGGCGAGTTGAAAACCACCGAACCGGTCATGCTCGAGAAAATTCGTCAACGACGATTCTGGACACTTGCCCGAGTGAGAATCATCGCCAAGCAAATGTCGCGAGCTGGCTTAGTGGTGTTTGGAGGTGGGCATACAGCTAGGCTCACACCACGCGGCATGGTTCGGGCGTTGGCGACCGTCCGCGATCACCGACTGTTGGAACACTACATGATGGATCAGGCAGAAGCTAAGGTCGGGGAGGCGGACCGCGAAGCCGACTACCTGGAGCATGGGCTACTTCCCGAGCATCTCGCGGAGCTCTCCGGTGCACTCGATCCTACCATTGGCGATATTGTGCCACCCAATCCCCACGCGCAAACTGACCGAAACCCAAAGGCTGAGAACGAGTGAACCCACTTCTCCGAGAGGCATATTCCACCGACGCGTTTCGCAAGTCCGCTCATCGCTTGATCGATCAGATCTGCGATCATTTAGCAGCGAGTTTTGCGGGGGAGCACCAACAGGCACTTCCCTGGCAGGCCCCCGAAAATGCTCAGCGTTTCTGGCGAGATTTGGCGCAGCAGAGTCCCACCATCGAGGAGGTTTGCCAGCATATCCTCGATCGCAGCGTGCGCATCAGTGACCCCAAGTACATGGGGCATCAGATTTGCGTTCCAGCGCCCACGGCCATCTTGGCAGGGATGGTTACCGAAGCGTTGAACAATGGTTCGGGGGTGTTTGAAATGGGCATGGCCGGAACGGCCATGGAGAGCCATGTGGTGCAGGTTGTTGCTCGTCGGCTCGGGTGGGATGAGGCCGCGGATGGATATTTGACCAGTGGCGGTACATTGGCGAATTTGACCGCTCTGCTCGCCGCTCGGGCGTGCCGCCGACTGCACTCCGATGCCCTCGATGGTCCCTCGCATTCCACCAGTGCCTCCCCGACGAGCGATTGGGAGCACGGAACGCGACAGCGCTTGGCCGTAATGGTTTCTGAGCAGGCGCATTATTGTGTCGATCGGGCGGCACGCGTCATGGGGTGGGGGGCGGCTGGGATCATCCGTGTTCCAACCAACCCAGCCTTTCAGATGGACACCGAGCAATTGCCGAGACTCTATGCGCAAGCGACGGAGGATGGGTTAACCGTCGTGGCGATAGTCGGAAGTGCTTGTTCGACCTCGACCGGTGCGTACGATGATCTGCAGGCGATCGCGGATTTCGCCGCCGAGCAACGCCTGTGGTTTCATGTCGATGGGGCGCATGGTGCCGCCGTGGCCTTTTCGGATCGGCATCGTGGGATGTTGGCTGGTATCGAGCGCGCTGACAGCGTGGTAATCGACTTCCACAAAATGTTGCTGACTCCAGTGCTCTGCAGTGCACTGGTGTTTCGCTGCGGAGCGGATAGCTACCGGACCTTTGCCACTGAGGCAGAGTACTTGTTTTCGCAGCAAGAGGAAAATGAGAGTGTGGCCGCTGCGGAGAGCTTTAATCTAGCTCGGCGTACTTTTGAATGCACCAAGACGATGATGGCTGCCAAAATCTACAGTTTATTGGCAGTTCATGGTGAGCAATTGCTGGAGGCGAGCGTTGATCACTTGCATGCGTTGGCGAGTCAGTTCGCGGCCGTGATCGAGTCGCGCCGCGAATTTGAGTTGGCGGTGCAACCTCAATCCAACATCGTCTGCTTTCGATACCACGGACGTGGAGAAACGACCGACAAGTCGAGTCGAAGCGTCGAGGCTGCTGTCGCCCTCAGCCAGCGGATGACCCTTGTTCGTCAAGCGCTGACCGAGCAAGGTAAATTCTACATCGTCAAAACTGTATTGCGCGGTGAAGTTTGGCTGCGTTGCACGATTGCCAATCCGTTTACCAGTGCAGACGAGTTTAATGCATTGTTAGATGAAGTCGAACGGTTGACTGAAACTCTTCGGCCATCCCTAACGGAACGCGTTTGACAGGGCTCCCGCTACAGCGGTCGCTGCTCCAGTCGATTCGGTAAAGCTGAACTCAGCCCAGATTGGCAGGTGGTCCGAGATGCGTTCGGTGTCGTCCAGATCGATGCTAAACATTTGTTCCAAGTCGATGGTCCCGGCTCGTCCTGTGAACTCGCGTGTCTTTTGAATGTCAATCAGGATGTTATCGAGCGTTTTGTTTTTTCGAGTGTTCGTGGGAACGTCGACGATTAGAGGGTCGACCGAAGGGATCGTGCCCAGTTTCTGAAAGCGGTCGGGGGCTGCATTGAGGTCGCCCAGCAGAATGATGTCATCCTCGGGGTACTCGTATTGGCGGACGTTGACATAGACATCGGCCAACACGTCTAGCTCCACCGAAATTTCGCTGGGAGAAGTATGCATGTTGATCAAGCGAAAGGTGAACGGATTATTGCTGATCGTTTGAAAGCGTCCGACAAAGGGCTCGCGATACAAATAATCTTGCTCGTCTTGAATCACATAGCTGTATTCCTGTCCGGTTTGGACACGCGTTGTGTCGTAGACGAATACGTATTGTTCGAAGTAGGTGTTTCGTCCAATCTGAGGGCTGATGGTGTACGCATACTTCCCGCCACCTTGGTTAACGTAGGTCAACAGTTGTGGAACGGTGGTTTGATCTTGACTGGTGATCTCTTGCAGGGCGATGACGTCGAATCGTTGAATCACTGAGGCAAGTTTTTCCATGACCCAGGGTTGTCCCAATTTGCTGGGGCCCAGGCGTTGGATGTTGAAGCTGCCGATGAGCAGTCGATTGGCAACCCGGTCGGGGATGGATGCCGGGTAGTGCGTGGTCGAACTGGCCGTACCCCGCGCTCCGGTGACGACGGATTCGAGGGGCAATTGGATGGAATTGGGGTCGCAACCCAAATAGCCACCAAGTCCAACTAGGACGAGTACCATCATGGGGTAGAACGGTAGTGAACGCATCCCAGTCGCCTCCTTGCTACGGGAATTCAAATCAAGGTGTCGCGCACCCTTTAGGTTGTGGTGTCGAGAGCCGTCCTGGCTAGTCGACTCAGGCGAGGATCGGTACTGGTTGTGGCTTGTTGCAGTGCGCTGCGCGACTCTTGGTCGAGCGTGGGCAGTTTTCCTAATGCAGCGGCAGCAGCCTGGCGTGCGGCGGTCTCTGAATGCGTTTGCAGGGTTGTCCGCAGCGTCTGTTGAATGGCAGCCTGTTGAGCGGCATCGCAGGAGTTCGCCCGCCGGGCGAGCAGAGTGCAAGAGTACTCGCTAATTCCAGCATTTTTATGGGAGCAAGCGAGGAGGAGTTCAGGGACGATTTCCTCGGGAATCTGTTGGATCACCTCAAGTGCGTCGCAGGCCCAGCCCCGCAGTTCCATCTCGCTATCATTCAGGCATGCCAACAAATCTAGAGTGCGCAGGCCAGCCTCTTGAGGATCGTTGACTAAGCTGCGAATTTGTTCAATTGCGAGCGGGGAATGGTCAGTCAGTGGCATAGCGCGTCAACTCGGGGACTTCGAAGTGGCTGGCATTCAGGGGATTGGGTATTCCGATGAGGGACATCCCGGAGTTTGCATTCTGGCATCTGGCGAAGGATGGGAGGCCCACCGCTCAACTCAGCTCGCCTTAACTGTAATTACGGGAAAAGGGTGGTTGGTCGCAATGCCAATACAGTATGCCAATACAGTGCTGGGCATGTACCTTCACGGGGCGTGATCGAGCGGTTCTGTCTCCGAGTCTTTTCTACGCAGCCAGGGATTGGGGCGCCCTGGTGGTTGGGAAGCTACGGTAGTGCCGTGAGTTAGCGGCAACCATCTGTCCTTGCTCACCGGACTGTTGAAATAGCAACCCGCTGCGTGAGCGAGGAAGAGTGGTTACCGCTATAGGGTAATTAGGGGGGCTACCTTCGCGCCAGAATTCAAATTGCTATTAAATCAACAGCCCGTCACGCTGGGGTTACTATTTCAACAAGCCGTTCCCGGCGGGTTACTATTTGGACAAGCTGTCGCGCTGCGAGGGATTCTTTGGGGGGCCTCGGGAATGCGAGCGACTCGTGGGGAAAAGCTATTCAAGCATTGCTATGGTTGCAGGTGCAGGCTTGTTGTATGCTCGCGCGACGAAATTGGGAACATCAATAGAACCAAGTTTATTCGGCAGCGAATTCATTCGAGAACGGCTCGATGCCACTGCAACCCCAAGCAGCGTGGTGGATGTTGTGGCTTGCGCGTTGAGCAATGAGAGCGTTTTCATGACGAGCGGTCTTTCAGGACGTCAACCCATCGACAATCGGTGAGTAGAAATCTGGTGTGCAGAGTGGGAATGTGCGAAGTGAGAAACATTCGAATGCCAATTCTTCGATCTAGTTTACTGATCGTGCTGAGCGTCTTCATTGTGGAGCTAGGCGGTGCGGTGGCCAACGCTGAAACGCTTTCAGATCGAAGTGCCATTTC
Coding sequences within it:
- the metK gene encoding methionine adenosyltransferase — encoded protein: MASGKHLFTSESVSMGHPDKLADRISDGVLDAIFAQDPNSRVACETLVTTGLAMIAGEISTSANVNYAKVIREVIREVGYTDDMMGLCADTCNVMVALDEQSADIAQGVNEDSTAGKEIGAGDQGLMFGFACNDTPELMPLPIALAHRITNRLTEARRTGEVDWLRPDSKSQVTVEYDGHKPVRIDTIVVSTQHGPDVDQETIKKFVIENVIKGCLPAELVKGDIKYHINPTGKFVVGGPHGDCGLTGRKIIVDTYGGWGRHGGGAFSGKDPTKVDRSAAYMARHVAKCIVAAGLADRCEVQLAYAIGVTQPVSVYVDTQGSGKVEDSKICDAVVKLFPLTPGGIIDYLQLRRPIYRQTSAGGHFGRSEPEFTWENTDKAAELKKALA
- a CDS encoding endonuclease/exonuclease/phosphatase family protein, with the translated sequence MRSLPFYPMMVLVLVGLGGYLGCDPNSIQLPLESVVTGARGTASSTTHYPASIPDRVANRLLIGSFNIQRLGPSKLGQPWVMEKLASVIQRFDVIALQEITSQDQTTVPQLLTYVNQGGGKYAYTISPQIGRNTYFEQYVFVYDTTRVQTGQEYSYVIQDEQDYLYREPFVGRFQTISNNPFTFRLINMHTSPSEISVELDVLADVYVNVRQYEYPEDDIILLGDLNAAPDRFQKLGTIPSVDPLIVDVPTNTRKNKTLDNILIDIQKTREFTGRAGTIDLEQMFSIDLDDTERISDHLPIWAEFSFTESTGAATAVAGALSNAFR
- a CDS encoding pyridoxal phosphate-dependent decarboxylase family protein, with translation MNPLLREAYSTDAFRKSAHRLIDQICDHLAASFAGEHQQALPWQAPENAQRFWRDLAQQSPTIEEVCQHILDRSVRISDPKYMGHQICVPAPTAILAGMVTEALNNGSGVFEMGMAGTAMESHVVQVVARRLGWDEAADGYLTSGGTLANLTALLAARACRRLHSDALDGPSHSTSASPTSDWEHGTRQRLAVMVSEQAHYCVDRAARVMGWGAAGIIRVPTNPAFQMDTEQLPRLYAQATEDGLTVVAIVGSACSTSTGAYDDLQAIADFAAEQRLWFHVDGAHGAAVAFSDRHRGMLAGIERADSVVIDFHKMLLTPVLCSALVFRCGADSYRTFATEAEYLFSQQEENESVAAAESFNLARRTFECTKTMMAAKIYSLLAVHGEQLLEASVDHLHALASQFAAVIESRREFELAVQPQSNIVCFRYHGRGETTDKSSRSVEAAVALSQRMTLVRQALTEQGKFYIVKTVLRGEVWLRCTIANPFTSADEFNALLDEVERLTETLRPSLTERV
- a CDS encoding metal ABC transporter permease, whose product is MLSKLLADVNVPLVLADQTNRILRIILLQDLNTRVVLLGTFLLGIAAGVLGVYLLLRRRVLIGDAISHSTLPGVALAFLWTTGADGSKSLPILLLGAAISGALGGASVLLLRNLANMREDAALGIVLSVFFGAGVALVSVVQRVGGNVAGLEAFIYGKAASMTPEDVWLSGGAAFIVLCVVLLLGKELKILCFDAEFARSQGWPVLLLDSLLIGLVVAVTIVGLQAVGLILIIALLVIPAASARFWTHDLKLLLWLAGSMGGVSCAAGTLVSASFDRMPSGASIVLAGCSLFLLSFVFGTQRGVLWRATRMIGMRREQNFQHFLRAAYEELETQNAIPLGAGELKTTEPVMLEKIRQRRFWTLARVRIIAKQMSRAGLVVFGGGHTARLTPRGMVRALATVRDHRLLEHYMMDQAEAKVGEADREADYLEHGLLPEHLAELSGALDPTIGDIVPPNPHAQTDRNPKAENE
- a CDS encoding metal ABC transporter solute-binding protein, Zn/Mn family, giving the protein MKNSGSNVKTVLLLLSLCLVWGGVGCTEPKAPAVAQVFQGTHPIQVTVTVGMVADLVRAIGGDHVQVQQLMGATVDPHLYKPTRDDTAALLGADIIFYNGLMLEGKMAETLKNFSHRRRTVPVAEVLDLHEDGQAAAEAHPDPHVWMNVAMWSQVAQGIGDELARFDPQHQADYQTASKKLRTQLQALHQYGVEAMQGVPEGHRVLVTSHDAFRYFGEAYGVEVQAVQGISTESEAGLSRINELVDMLVARKITSVFIESSVPKESIEALLRGAASRQHQVEIAGSLYSDAMGPEGTYEGTYIGMMDHNLSTIARALGSAQVPDNGFQGYAADVE
- a CDS encoding metal ABC transporter ATP-binding protein, which translates into the protein MLPMSNEAAESKPSPLSVRDVTVAYHRKPVLWNVTLDIPSGSLVGLVGPNGAGKSTLLKTIVDMVPRISGEVTVLGRPYRRARQSVAYVPQRESVDWDFPATALDVVLMGTYGQLGWFRRVGKTQRAAAADALRKMEIEHLADRQISQLSGGQQQRTFLARALVQEAELYLMDEPFAAVDAATERAIVTLMRQLQQQGKTIVVVHHDLHTVPEYFDHIVLLNMRLVACGPTAEVFTEEFLQKTYGGKLTLLEEVGEAMRLRDGGS